A DNA window from Aspergillus nidulans FGSC A4 chromosome V contains the following coding sequences:
- a CDS encoding Zn(II)2Cys6 transcription factor (transcript_id=CADANIAT00003417) has product MRDNILIQLCSCHRCHSQKTKCSGKRPCDGCLSSGRAEECQFPAKERKIRVDERRLRALAARSPALGNERVTTDSEDQDESPPLSKEESNLFNPLFDRHSENPVHERSLEPGFIGEASCAAFSNRLLSCLDDTYTPSTTGLSNYHRLNTRERVPMHQGAELPERMHVKLLLNVARRFIGNYHPLFLEVTFMKEIDAVYRRELIPSMLWLCKFYALMALGEVYTHRRGIGDNNRVPGTNYYVRAVHLLQENLDYYEEPSLMQVEVLTLLAWTSQILGRIRTAYCYSGIAMRLALSLGMHRSAARHTTLTPVERESRRRTWWVLYFFDRFSASKLGQPIAVRDEDIDVEMPSMDGLTREEMAEFLDPRNLVINIKLGRIIGNILTQVYGIPKATKGLYIHQVHSILKQLRAWHDELPFDMRVRERGTPRPVASLHLAYNQCIIQTTRPVLLHLFKLQFQLGSKTREEVTPRQSVSSITLALAESCINAAQASSRIVEGLFLDGSIATFGYWDAHHIFSAAMILIMSAMMKPSAHNSDCLETLLSVLRSMKNDGNIPAVDFCERLSHIQARVSTLRATGRFGSVEFDRPANGLPLSGYEGASTAAATQDQPLHTPMSLEDDAHRENAALFNYDSVDVLANPLIGSFLDRNQVQWMDSLFAEDGTLREFASEIEEQFMFGS; this is encoded by the exons ATGCGTGATAATATTCTAATACAGTTATGTAGTTGTCATAGATGCCATTCCCAAAAGACCAAATGCTCCGGCAAACGGCCGTGTGACGGATGTTTATCTAGCGGTCGGGCTGAGGAATGTCAGTTCCCTGCCAAAGAGCGAAAGATTCGAGTAGATGAAAG gCGTTTGCGAGCCCTCGCTGCCCGGAGCCCGGCATTGGGAAACGAGCGAGTCACCACAGATAGCGAAGATCAAGACGAATCTCCGCCGCTGTCCAAAGAGGAGAGTAACTTGTTTAATCCTCTCTTTGACAGACACTCGGAGAACCCAGTCCACGAACGGTCTCTGGAGCCTGGATTCATTGGAGAAGCATCGTGCGCTGCTTTCAGCAACCGACTCCTATCATGCCTCGACGATACATACACCCCATCTACGACGGGCTTATCCAACTACCATCGCCTGAATACGCGGGAGCGAGTGCCAATGCACCAGGGTGCAGAGTTACCTGAACGCATGCATGTCAAGCTATTGCTGAATGTCGCTCGACGGTTTATTGGGAACTACCACCCGCTTTTCCTTGAAGTCACATTTATGAAGGAAATCGATGCAGTCTATAGAAGAGAACTGATCCCATCAATGTTATGGCTGTGCAAATTCTACGCACTCATGGCGCTGGGAGAAGTATACACTCACAGGAGAGGAATAGGAGACAACAACAGAGTTCCAGGAACGAACTACTACGTACGGGCAGTGCACCTATTGCAGGAAAATCTGGACTATTACGAGGAGCCTTCATTGATGCAAGTGGAGGTCTTGACGCTTTTG GCATGGACCTCACAGATCCTCGGTCGTATTAGAACTGCATATTGCTACAGTGGGATAGCCATGAGGCTGGCCCTAAGTCTGGGGATGCATCGATCAGCCGCACGACATACCACGTTAACACCAGTAGAGCGAGAAAGTCGACGGCGGACGTGGTGGGTGCTCTACTTCTTTGATcgcttctcagcctcgaAACTCGGCCAGCCAATCGCCGTAAGGGATGAGGACATTGACGTTGAGATGCCAAGTATGGACGGACTGACAAGAGAGGAGATGGCCGAGTTCCTTGATCCTCGAAACCTCGTAATCAACATTAAATTAGGCCGGATTATTGGCAACATCT TGACCCAGGTCTACGGGATACCAAAAGCCACAAAGGGCCTCTACATTCACCAAGTGCATAGTATCTTAAAACAACTTCGAGCATGGCACGATGAGCTGCCGTTTGACATGCGTGTAAGGGAACGAGGCACACCCCGTCCAGTTGCAAGCCTCCACCTCGCCTACAACCAATGCATTATCCAGACCACTCGTCCcgttctcctccatctcttcaagctccaaTTTCAATTAGGCTCTAAAACACGAGAAGAGGTCACGCCACGACAAAGCGTCTCATCCATCACCTTGGCCCTGGCCGAGAGCTGCATCAATGCGGCGCAGGCATCGAGCCGCATCGTCGAGGGCCTCTTCCTAGACGGCTCGATCGCAACATTCGGCTACTGGGACGCTCACCACATTTTCTCAGCGGCGATGATCCTCATTATGTCCGCCATGATGAAGCCGTCAGCCCACAACTCGGACTGCCTCGAGACTTTGCTCAGTGTCCTCCGATCGATGAAGAACGATGGGAATATTCCCGCAGTTGATTTCTGTGAGAGACTATCCCACATTCAGGCGCGCGTATCGACCTTGCGGGCCACGGGTCGGTTCGGCAGCGTGGAATTTGACAGACCTGCGAATGGACTGCCGCTGTCTGGATATGAGGGAGCATCGACTGCCGCCGCCACTCAAGACCAGCCACTCCATACTCCAATGAGTCTGGAAGATGATGCACATAGAGAGAATGCAGCACTCTTCAATTATGACAGCGTTGATGTCCTAGCAAATCCCCTGATTGGTAGCTTCCTGGACAGGAATCAAGTGCAATGGATGGACAGTCTGTTCGCAGAGGATGGGACGCTGAGAGAATTCGCTTcggagattgaagagcagTTTATGTTTGGCTCTTAA
- a CDS encoding uncharacterized protein (transcript_id=CADANIAT00003416) — MATQGVRIAIDRGGTFTDCWAEVPGRKEHIVFKILSVCPDEYDDAPTECIRQVLEIASGTSIPKGSLLDLEPIESIRMGTTVATNALLERKGDRVAFLVTKGFRDILFIGNQTRPNLFDLTVQRLEQLYETVIEVDERITIEGASEAPQPEEPIDVSSDPDLVVGQTGEIVRIMKKPDLDAVREDLEKLKAQGLKNIAIGFMHSYTYPEHELQVQRLAEDMGFKVSASSVLQSMAKFVPRSQSAVADAYLTPMTFAYLDGFRKNFKGQLEDESANKLLICQSDGGLTSWSKFTGLRGVLSGPAGGVVGLSRTCYDEADGTPVLGFDMGGTSTDVARYSGALEHIFESTLAEVTIQTPQLDINTVAAGGGSILAWENGLLKVGPSSAGANPGPACYGRGGPLTVTDANFLLGRIIPETFPRKLDYDTVKEKFSALAETVNKEKDGGEPFTPETLALGFLAIANATMTRPIRTLSEGRGYGAASHNLGCFGGAGGQHAVFIARDLGIKRAIIPCYSSILSAYGMALADVVVENQEPAALTFSEAAVPEIRARFESLSSRGAKGLKAQGFDASVTEHEYFLNMRYQGSDTSLMIALTGDVADAGNAFTARHTQEFGFSQTRDILVDDVRVRSVGKSRVLNISSPFEELKKYSSDGLTPCPTPVFSRQIFFEKYGWTQTPVYELKSLSAGVHITGPAMVIDKTQTIVVDHLSKAIILPEHVILEVERAEQQTVDTQTVDPVQLSVFGHRFMTVAEQMGHTMEKTSISVNIKERLDYSCAIFSADGGLVANAPHIPSHLGSMSTAIAYQAQKYKADLKPGDVLISNHPRAGGTHLPDITTITPVFDDEDKEIIFFVANRGHHADIGGIVPGSMPPNSTELWQEGAAIESFKMIKEGVFDEAGLIKHLYEEPASFPGCSGTRTLAENIADLKAAVASNQKGIELIRALVKEFTWPVVQLYMYAIQENAAQAVRDLLKQFAAKYEGGVLEATEYNDDGIPFKLKVTIDKDTGDAVFDFTGTGPEHSGNLNAPPTCSYSVIMYCLRCMISTDIPLNQGCLKPIKVVCPDNTILSPSPTAATVGCTTETSQKVADLVLRAFNAAAASQGTMNNLSFGCGGTDPVTGEVKKGFGYYETICGGAGAGLGWQGASCTQVHMTNTRITDPEIFEKRYPVILHQFSIRHGSGGNGRWRGGDGCIREIEFRMPLQVSVLSDRRVTAPYGLEGGSDGERGQNIWVRKDPVTGATRMVSLGPRKTSMFGAGDRIIILTPGGGGYGAPVKDGEGVKETVFVKPQDSRSFLTNGSLGVRHSIATGN, encoded by the exons atGGCAACCCAGGGTGTCCGCATCGCCATCGACCGTGGCGGAACTTTCACAGACTGCTGGGCTGAGGTGCCTGGACGCAAGGAGCACATCGTCTTCAAGATCCTCTCAGTATGCCCCGATGAGTATGACGACGCGCCAACAGAATGTATCAGACAAGTTCTAGAGATCGCCTCAGGGACCTCAATACCCAAGGGATCATTACTAGACCTCGAACCTATCGAGTCAATACGCATGGGAACTACAGTCGCTACCAACGCTTTACTGGAGCGAAAGGGTGACCGCGTAGCCTTCCTTGTCACAAAAGGCTTCCGCGATATCCTGTTTATCGGGAACCAGACCAGACCGAACCTCTTCGATCTTACTGTCCAGCGGTTAGAGCAACTATACGAAACGGTCATCGAAGTCGATGAGCGCATCACCATTGAGGGAGCCAGCGAAGCTCCCCAGCCGGAAGAACCCATCGACGTCTCATCAGATCCAGATTTGGTTGTGGGTCAGACTGGGGAGATTGTGAGAATTATGAAGAAGCCCGACCTTGACGCTGTTAGGGAAGAtcttgagaagctcaaggctcAGGGGCTCAAGAATATCGCCATTGGATTCATGCACTCCTACACCTATCCGGAGCATGAGCTTCAGGTTCAGAGGCTTGCTGAAGATATGGGGTTCAAGGTTTCCGCTTCGTCTGTTCTGCAATCCATGGCCAAATTTGTCCCTCGAAGTCAATCAGCCGTTGCAGATGCTTACCTTACCCCTATGACATTTGCCTACCTCGATGGGTTCCGCAAGAATTTCAAAGGAcagctggaagatgagagTGCCAACAAGCTTTTGATCTGCCAGTCGGATGGTGGCTTGACAAGCTGGTCTAAATTTACGGGCCTGAGGGGTGTGCTAAGTGGACCTGCTGGTGGTGTAGTTGGCCTATCAAGGACATGTTACGATGAAGCCGATGGCACGCCCGTGCTAGGATTTGACATG GGAGGCACATCTACCGACGTTGCCAGATACTCTGGTGCTTTGGAACATATCTTTGAGAGCACTCTGGCCGAAGTCACTATCCAGACTCCTCAGCTGGATATCAacactgttgctgctggtggtggctCGATCTTGGCGTGGGAGAATGGCCTCCTCAAAGTAGGACCCAGCAGCGCCGGAGCTAACCCAGGACCTGCATGCTATGGCCGTGGCGGTCCTCTGACTGTCACTGAcgccaacttcctcctcggtcGGATCATTCCTGAGACCTTTCCTCGCAAGTTAGATTACGATACTGTCAAGGAGAAATTCAGCGCTCTTGCGGAGACTGTTaacaaggagaaggacgGCGGCGAACCATTTACTCCAGAAACATTGGCCCTTGGCTTCCTGGCCATTGCGAATGCCACTATGACTCGACCGATCCGAACTCTCAGCGAAGGCCGCGGCTATGGAGCGGCCAGCCATAACCTGGGGTGCTTTGGCGGTGCTGGAGGTCAGCATGCCGTCTTCATTGCCCGTGACCTGGGCATCAAGCGGGCCATCATCCCCTGTTACTCAAGTATTTTGTCCGCCTACGGAATGGCTTTGGCtgatgtggttgttgagaaccAAGAGCCCGCTGCTTTAACATTCTCTGAAGCAGCCGTGCCGGAGATCAGGGCTCGCTTTGAGTCGCTGTCATCCCGAGGAGCTAAAGGACTCAAGGCTCAGGGCTTTGATGCTTCAGTAACTGAGCACGAATACTTCCTCAACATGAGATACCAAGGAAGCGATACATCCCTTATGATCGCATTGACTGGGGATGTGGCAGACGCTGGCAACGCTTTCACTGCCAGACACACTCAGGAGTTCGGTTTCTCGCAGACACGTGATATCTTAGTTGATGACGTTCGTGTCAGAAGTGTGGGAAAGTCCCGTGTACTGAACATTTCCAGCCCGTTCGAGGAACTCAAGAAGTACAGCTCTGACGGCTTGACTCCGTGCCCTACTCCTGTTTTCTCGCGGCAGATCTTCTTCGAAAAGTACGGCTGGACACAGACCCCTGTGTATGAGCTTAAGTCATTGAGCGCTGGTGTACACATCACAGGCCCGGCCATGGTCATCGACAAGACTCAGACTATCGTCGTCGATCACCTGAGTAaggccatcatccttccTGAACACGTCATCCTCGAAGTTGAACGCGCAGAACAGCAAACTGTTGACACACAGACTGTCGACCCTGTGCAGCTCAGTGTCTTTGGTCATCGCTTCATGACGGTGGCCGAGCAAATGGGACACACAATGGAGAAGACCTCCATTTCGGTCAACATCAAGGAACGCCTTGACTACTCGTGCGCCATTTTCTCGGCTGACGGAGGTCTCGTCGCAAACGCGCCTCATATTCCTAGCCATCTTGGCTCCATGAGCACTGCAATCGCATACCAGGCTCAGAAATACAAGGCTGACTTGAAGCCAGGCGATGTCCTCATCAGCAACCATCCCCGGGCTGGAGGCACCCATCTGCCTGATATCACCACTATCACCCCAGTTttcgacgacgaagacaaaGAGATCATCTTCTTTGTCGCAAACCGCGGTCATCATGCAGACATTGGTGGTATCGTACCGGGCTCCATGCCTCCTAACAGTACCGAGCTTTGGCAGGAGGGTGCAGCCATCGAGTCTTTCAAGATGATCAAAGAGGGTGTCTTCGACGAGGCTGGTCTTATCAAGCATCTCTACGAGGAACCAGCGTCATTCCCCGGCTGCAGTGGTACCCGAACTTTGGCTGAAAACATTGCCGACTTGAAGGCCGCCGTTGCGTCCAACCAAAAAGGTATCGAGCTGATCCGGGCTCTGGTCAAAGAGTTCACCTGGCCAGTGGTGCAGCTGTACATGTACGCAATTCAAGAAAACGCTGCGCAGGCCGTGCGTGATCTCCTGAAGCAATTCGCCGCCAAGTACGAAGGTGGTGTTCTTGAGGCTACCGAGTATAATGACGACGGAATCCCGTTCAAGCTCAAGGTGACCATTGATAAGGACACTGGTGATGCCGTCTTTGACTTTACCGGCACCGGACCTGAGCACTCTGGCAACCTGAACGCCCCTCCAACCTGCTCATACTCCGTCATTATG TACTGTCTTCGCTGCATGATCTCGACCGACATTCCGCTTAACCAAGGCTGCCTCAAACCCATTAAAGTCGTCTGCCCCGACAACACCAtcctctccccctcccccactGCCGCAACAGTTGGCTGCACAACCGAAACCTCCCAGAAAGTTGCGGACCTCGTCCTGCGCGCTttcaacgccgccgccgcgTCTCAGGGCACAATGAACAATCTCTCCTTCGGCTGCGGAGGCACTGATCCTGTCACCGGCGAAGTTAAGAAGGGCTTCGGGTACTACGAGACCATCTGCGGTGGTGCGGGTGCCGGACTAGGCTGGCAAGGTGCTTCTTGCACGCAAGTTCACATGACAAACACTCGCATTACAGATCCAGAGATCTTCGAAAAGCGATACCCTGTCATCCTGCACCAGTTCTCAATTCGACATGGAAGCGGCGGTAACGGCCGCTGGCGCGGTGGAGATGGCTGTATCCGTGAGATTGAGTTCAGGATGCCTTTGCAGGTCTCAGTGCTTTCTGATCGACGTGTCACGGCACCGTATGGGCTCGAGGGTGGCAGTGATGGTGAACGGGGTCAGAATATCTGGGTCCGCAAGGATCCTGTTACGGGCGCCACACGGATGGTCTCGCTGGGACCTAGGAAGACTTCCATGTTTGGAGCTGGGGATCGGATCATCATTCTAACGCCGGGCGGTGGTGGATACGGCGCTCCAGTTAAGGATGGTGAGGGGGTAAAGGAGACAGTCTTCGTAAAGCCGCAAGACTCGAGGTCGTTCTTGACAAATGGGTCGTTGGGCGTGAGGCATAGCATTGCTACCGGGAATTag
- a CDS encoding allantoate permease family MFS transporter (transcript_id=CADANIAT00003418), which translates to MSESNSMSDTVPDKEVEQQRIDHDVYIDPAAEKALLRKLDLWIVPPVMLLYLLSFLDRVNIGNARLYGLEEDLGLEGDQYQIAVSILFVTYILSELPSNLVIKKFTPSRWLSFITTAWGIVATLTGMVQSYGGLIACRIILGALEGGLFPGLAIYLTCFYTKKEYALRIGYLFVSAAIAGSVGGLLAYGIGHMDGVAGLRGWRWIIILEGIPTFVLGISIWWWLADSPDTAHYLTMAERELIDARMRRQIGHTKSSDQMHKKDVIEGLTDWKIWLFTIGQFGGDTILYGYSTFLPTIIQGLGDWTSAEVQALTIPCYALGAISYIVTAWFSDRTQKRAIFTVFFGLTCAAGYAILISPAPGGVKYFGCFLSAMGLYVIVGLPLAWLPSNNPRYGKRTVATGLQLTIGNSAGIPAPFLYKTNEGPRFIKGHAVSMGLVAMSAVIYLLFWAWFRRQNKRKREGKEDWRVEGMTQEEAEELGEHNPRFIYTY; encoded by the exons ATGTCTGAGTCGAATTCAATGTCTGACACCGTCCCAGACAAGGAGgtcgagcagcagcgcaTTGACCATGACGTCTACATCGACCCGGCTGCGGAGAAGGCccttctccgcaaactcGACTTGTGGATTGTGCCCCCGGTCATGCTGCTCTACCTGCTCAGTTTCCTCGACCGTGTTAATATTGGCAATGCCCGCTTATACGGATTGGAAGAAGATCTAGGCCTAGAGGGCGACCAGTATCAGATCGCAGTCTCTATCCTCTTTGTCACCTATATCCTCTCAGAGCTTCCCTCCAACCTTGTTATCAAGAAATTCACACCATCCCGCTGGCTCTCCTTCATTACCACCGCCTGGGGCATCGTTGCAACCCTGACGGGAATGGTCCAGAGCTACGGCGGCTTGATCGCTTGTCGTATCATCCTCGGCGCTCTTGAAGGTGGCCTGTTTCCAGGTCTAGCTATCTACCTTACCTGCTTCTACACAAAGAAAGAATACGCTCTGCGAATCGGCTATCTGTTCGTTTCGGCCGCCATTGCCGGCTCCGTCGGCGGTCTTCTTGCTTATGGGATCGGCCATATGGACGGTGTTGCAGGTCTTCGTGGATGGCGCTGGATCATCATCCTCGAAGGGATTCCTACCTTTGTTCTGGGCATTTCTATCTGGTGGTGGCTAGCTGATTCTCCTGACACCGCGCACTACCTGACCATGGCCGAGCGCGAGCTCATCGACGCCCGCATGCGCCGACAGATTGGCCACACCAAATCCTCCGATCAGATGCACAAGAAGGACGTCATCGAAGGTCTGACGGACTGGAAAATCTGGTTGTTCACAATCGGCCAGTTTGGTGGCGACACAATCCTCTACGGATACTCGACTTTCCTCCCGACCATCATCCAAGGACTAGGCGATTGGACCTCAGCAGAAGTTCAGGCGCTTACAATCCCTTGCTACGCGCTTGGTGCCATTAGCTACATTGTTACTGCGTGGTTCTCGGATCGCACGCAGAAACGCGCTATATTTACCGTATTTTTTGGCCTCACCTGTGCGGCGGGGTATGCCATTCTAATCAGCCCTGCGCCCGGCGGTGTCAAGTACTTTGGCTGCTTCCTTTCAGCCATGGGACTGTATGTGATTGTCGGGCTGCCTCTTGCGTGGCTTCCTAGCAATAACCCCAGATATGGGAAGCGGACCGTTGCAACGGGTTTGCAACTTACTATCGGAAATTCTGCGGGGATTCCTGCTCCTTTT CTCTACAAAACAAACGAAGGACCCCGCTTCATTAAGGGCCATGCCGTCTCCATGGGCCTCGTTGCTATGTCTGCTGTTATCTATCTGCTCTTCTGGGCATGGTTCCGGAGGCAGAATaagaggaagagggaagGTAAGGAGGATTGGCGGGTTGAAGGAATGACGCaggaagaggcggaggagctgggcgAGCATAATCCAAGGTTTATTTATACTTACTGA